A single genomic interval of uncultured Desulfobacter sp. harbors:
- a CDS encoding DNA integrity scanning protein DisA nucleotide-binding domain protein — MANHGFIRRCIKETIEGLRAGLTRFSGPSRAAVIYAITPDDPIYIFDPQNLLAGHEPKFKKLYIDSDDWRNKCSINYDKKKFSDLIHEKNLGLAGLISYGGRSSSIVYQMWFTDHHPDMCTIGPTERWLEHAVYRFSHDMANEEDLYTGISGSFLKEYATHAVRDFIVDEMNVLIGWDTRMRVYPILETVLKISRTPEEGEWPRGKLIFVEKESIPKMNFILELPRAEQPGLDNVKHIRKLLQSVENSDLKLVATENTIIGITREDHSDFSISVDFRGGYGFLALNDSQVCSFSDGSFKSTTHKAKLVQVEEALMDSDMDAEKAAVLFKIVTGIVHNAAGLRHGCSIVIDLNESPVFIMGHSLLHPIDLKNQDNYDLAKSLSKVDGALHIGGDIKLHGFACLLEGSYVPGENRARGARFNSALRFTAEHKNVIVIVVSSDTLVSVMIGGAVLKTKWKLEKSLVCNIPVPLEKWVAASKECPNYEL, encoded by the coding sequence TTGGCAAACCATGGCTTTATCCGCAGGTGCATCAAGGAAACTATCGAGGGATTGAGGGCGGGGTTGACTCGTTTTTCCGGACCCAGCAGAGCGGCAGTTATTTATGCCATCACTCCCGACGATCCCATCTATATATTTGACCCCCAGAATCTTCTGGCCGGGCACGAACCGAAATTCAAAAAATTGTATATTGACTCAGATGATTGGCGAAACAAGTGTTCCATCAATTATGACAAAAAAAAATTCAGTGATCTGATTCACGAAAAAAATCTTGGTCTGGCCGGACTGATATCTTATGGCGGCAGATCAAGTTCTATCGTTTATCAGATGTGGTTTACCGACCATCACCCGGATATGTGTACCATAGGCCCAACTGAGCGGTGGTTGGAGCATGCTGTTTACAGATTTTCCCATGATATGGCCAATGAAGAAGACTTGTACACAGGTATTTCAGGTTCTTTTCTCAAGGAATACGCTACCCATGCGGTCAGAGATTTTATTGTGGATGAAATGAATGTTTTGATCGGCTGGGATACCAGAATGAGGGTTTACCCGATTTTAGAGACAGTGCTTAAAATTTCAAGAACACCGGAAGAAGGAGAATGGCCCAGAGGTAAGCTGATTTTTGTGGAAAAAGAATCAATTCCTAAAATGAATTTTATTTTAGAACTTCCCAGGGCAGAGCAGCCGGGCCTGGACAATGTCAAGCATATCAGAAAGCTGCTTCAGTCGGTTGAAAATTCAGATTTAAAACTGGTTGCCACTGAAAATACGATTATCGGCATCACCAGGGAAGATCATTCGGATTTTTCAATCTCAGTGGATTTTAGAGGCGGATATGGTTTTCTGGCACTTAATGATAGTCAGGTGTGCTCTTTTTCCGACGGCAGCTTCAAATCGACCACGCATAAAGCAAAGTTGGTTCAGGTGGAAGAGGCATTAATGGACTCTGATATGGATGCTGAAAAAGCAGCTGTTTTATTTAAAATAGTTACCGGGATTGTTCACAATGCTGCCGGCCTTCGGCATGGATGCAGCATTGTGATTGACCTGAATGAATCCCCGGTTTTTATCATGGGCCATTCACTGCTGCACCCCATAGACCTGAAAAATCAGGATAATTATGATCTGGCCAAATCCTTGTCCAAGGTAGATGGGGCGCTGCACATAGGGGGTGATATAAAGCTGCATGGGTTTGCCTGCCTTCTGGAAGGCAGTTATGTGCCCGGTGAAAACAGGGCCAGGGGTGCCAGATTCAATTCAGCTTTGCGGTTCACGGCAGAACACAAAAATGTTATTGTGATTGTCGTTTCATCCGATACCCTGGTCTCGGTCATGATAGGAGGTGCGGTATTAAAAACCAAATGGAAACTGGAAAAATCTCTCGTATGCAACATCCCCGTCCCTTTGGAAAAATGGGTTGCTGCAAGCAAAGAATGCCCGAACTATGAATTATAA
- a CDS encoding radical SAM protein, protein MKKQTVAFSRQSTNLFFHILTRCNLRCAHCYINREQHGSNTLSLDTIKDWLGIFASKAKDTNLIFLGGEPTLHPDLASAVSMAGSMGFKSITIDTNGFLFHNILDNIEPNQIDFFSFSLDGVSRETNDAIRGDGCFDAVMSGISNAVKKGFSCSMIYTVSEKNIHEVPKLPELVKDLGISRFFIQVVGLRGESEITDAKHQVSKSIWQETIPKTAEQIAEQGIIVTYPKVFLTHGDTFECAANVADNYFIFPNGRVYQCPLCEDFPFHSYEIIDNVLTPRPKINETDFFSLQIPEGCVMNKLIQPGNLSYDDNGNPRYKIACCMLKEELQP, encoded by the coding sequence GTGAAAAAACAAACCGTTGCATTTTCAAGACAGAGTACCAATCTTTTTTTTCACATACTGACACGTTGCAATCTACGCTGTGCCCACTGCTATATCAACCGGGAACAGCATGGCAGCAACACCCTTAGCCTGGACACGATTAAAGACTGGCTTGGCATCTTTGCTTCAAAGGCAAAGGATACCAACCTTATTTTTTTAGGGGGTGAACCCACCCTTCATCCGGATCTTGCTTCAGCCGTCTCCATGGCCGGATCCATGGGATTCAAATCCATCACCATTGATACCAACGGTTTTTTGTTTCACAACATCCTGGACAATATAGAACCAAATCAGATTGACTTTTTTTCATTTTCCCTGGACGGTGTCAGCCGGGAAACCAATGATGCCATCCGGGGAGACGGATGTTTTGATGCAGTCATGTCCGGTATAAGCAATGCGGTTAAAAAAGGGTTCTCCTGCTCAATGATCTATACGGTCTCTGAAAAAAATATTCATGAGGTGCCAAAACTGCCTGAATTGGTAAAGGATCTTGGAATTTCCCGTTTTTTTATCCAGGTAGTGGGACTCCGGGGTGAATCGGAAATCACCGATGCCAAACACCAGGTATCAAAATCTATCTGGCAGGAGACCATTCCCAAAACCGCGGAACAAATTGCAGAACAGGGAATTATTGTTACCTACCCCAAGGTGTTTCTCACCCATGGCGACACCTTTGAATGTGCGGCCAATGTGGCGGACAACTATTTTATATTCCCCAACGGACGGGTGTATCAATGTCCTTTATGCGAAGATTTTCCCTTTCATTCCTATGAAATAATAGACAATGTGCTTACACCCCGTCCAAAAATAAATGAAACTGATTTTTTCTCTTTGCAGATTCCTGAAGGGTGTGTCATGAACAAATTAATACAGCCGGGAAATTTGTCCTATGATGATAACGGAAACCCCCGTTATAAAATCGCCTGTTGTATGCTCAAGGAAGAACTGCAGCCGTAA
- a CDS encoding PIN domain-containing protein, translating into MMHYLDTNLLIYSAVNQDLLKRQQSQSIIQNLFESDQLLLSPLSIQELIFTLSKLKIPEAHIENTYSLFQKFCRYEINCKIMESAYSIAAELGYGKNINDVIHLKFAEKYCEKLITFDKDFKRLSPFSKISIEIIT; encoded by the coding sequence ATGATGCATTATCTTGATACCAATCTCCTTATCTACTCTGCTGTCAACCAGGATCTGCTAAAAAGACAGCAAAGCCAATCCATCATTCAAAATTTATTTGAAAGTGACCAACTTCTTTTATCACCATTATCGATTCAGGAATTAATTTTTACGCTTTCAAAGCTTAAAATACCCGAAGCACACATTGAGAATACATATTCACTATTCCAAAAATTTTGCCGGTACGAAATCAACTGCAAAATTATGGAATCTGCTTATTCTATAGCCGCTGAACTGGGATACGGCAAAAACATCAATGATGTAATCCACCTGAAATTTGCCGAAAAATATTGTGAAAAACTGATCACATTCGACAAAGACTTTAAACGGTTGTCACCATTTTCTAAGATTTCTATTGAAATCATCACCTGA
- the carB gene encoding carbamoyl-phosphate synthase large subunit: MPKRNDIHKILIIGAGPIIISQACEFDYSGTQACKALKEEGFEVVLINSNPATIMTDPETADRVYIEPVTAETLCKVIEIERPDAVLPTLGGQTALNTTIDAAKTGIFKRYNIELIGASIDAINKAEDRELFRDAMNKIGLRIPKSGFAVNMTEVEEVSRRIGFPIIVRPSFTLGGTGGGVAYNMEELANLSKAGLDASLITQVMLEESVLGWKEYELEVMRDHADNVVIICSIENVDAMGVHTGDSITVAPAQTLSDKEYQTLRDASIAIIREIGVDTGGSNVQFAVNPENGDIIVVEMNPRVSRSSALASKATGFPIAKIAAKLAVGYTLDEIPNDITGETMACFEPSIDYCVVKIPRWTFEKFPETDDILTTAMKSVGETMAIGRTFKEALQKGLRSLEIGRAGFGADGKDPAPGSVTGTDLEYKLSTPNSQRIFYIKYAIEHGMPITMIHELTAIDPWFLYQMKQIVDLEKQLKLAGMNLPKDLFEKAKKYGFSDMQLAYLSGGLTDKQIERKRKDLGIVPVYKLVDTCAAEFRAVTPYYYSTYESECEARVSDRKKVIILGGGPNRIGQGIEFDYCCVHASFALREEGVESIMVNSNPETVSTDYDTSDKLYFEPLTREDVLHIVEKEKPFGVIVQFGGQTPLNLATDLQKAGVPIIGTSPESIDRAEDRDLFAAMLKKLDLRQPDNGIAYSYKEAVTVARDIGYPVMVRPSFVLGGRAMKIVYDEKDLEEYFDLAVQASPDKPVLIDKFLEEAFELDVDAISDGEDTVIGGMMEHIEEAGIHSGDSACVLPPYSIDEHHITQMADAAKAIAKELNVKGLMNIQFGIMNDTVYIIEVNPRASRTIPFVSKAIGVPLAKLATKVMLGKTLKELGVTKEIIPPYYCVKEAVMPFDRFENVDPVLGPEMKSTGEVMGIDKDLGAAVAKAQFAAGQKLPKEGTVFISVQDKDKKAALPVAQRFHDMGFTIMATRGTVTFLEENNIPATLVKKVSAGRPHVVDAVKNGEIQLILNTGASSQTQRDGYEIRRAAIKYKIPYATTTDGARAISLAIQAMKKENLTVKPIQHYHQEN, translated from the coding sequence ATGCCAAAGCGTAACGACATCCATAAGATTCTGATCATTGGTGCCGGCCCGATTATCATCAGCCAGGCCTGCGAGTTTGACTATTCCGGCACCCAGGCCTGCAAGGCCTTAAAGGAAGAAGGATTTGAAGTTGTCCTGATCAACTCCAATCCGGCCACCATCATGACCGACCCTGAAACAGCGGACCGGGTATATATTGAACCGGTGACGGCTGAAACCCTGTGCAAGGTGATTGAAATTGAGCGTCCCGATGCCGTGCTGCCCACCCTTGGGGGGCAGACTGCCCTGAACACCACCATTGATGCAGCTAAAACAGGGATATTTAAACGCTATAATATTGAACTGATCGGTGCATCCATTGACGCCATCAACAAGGCCGAAGACCGTGAACTTTTCCGGGATGCCATGAATAAAATCGGTTTAAGAATTCCCAAATCCGGGTTTGCCGTCAATATGACTGAAGTGGAAGAAGTGTCCCGGCGCATCGGATTTCCCATTATTGTCCGGCCAAGCTTTACCTTAGGGGGAACCGGCGGTGGTGTGGCCTACAACATGGAAGAGCTTGCCAATCTTTCCAAGGCCGGCCTTGACGCCTCCCTGATCACCCAGGTGATGCTTGAGGAATCTGTTCTGGGATGGAAGGAATATGAGCTTGAGGTAATGCGGGACCATGCGGACAACGTGGTAATCATCTGCTCCATTGAAAACGTTGATGCCATGGGGGTTCACACGGGTGATTCCATTACCGTGGCCCCGGCCCAGACCCTGTCGGACAAAGAATACCAGACCCTGCGGGATGCCTCCATTGCCATCATCAGGGAAATCGGCGTGGACACGGGCGGCTCCAATGTTCAGTTTGCCGTGAACCCGGAAAACGGGGATATTATCGTGGTTGAGATGAACCCCCGGGTGTCCCGGTCTTCTGCCCTTGCCTCCAAGGCCACGGGCTTTCCCATTGCCAAAATTGCAGCCAAGCTTGCAGTCGGGTACACCCTGGATGAGATCCCCAATGATATCACCGGCGAAACCATGGCCTGTTTTGAACCGTCCATTGATTACTGTGTGGTGAAAATTCCGCGCTGGACGTTTGAAAAATTTCCCGAAACCGACGACATACTCACCACGGCCATGAAATCCGTGGGTGAAACCATGGCCATCGGCAGAACATTTAAGGAAGCACTTCAAAAGGGTCTGCGCTCCCTTGAAATCGGCCGGGCCGGTTTTGGTGCCGACGGAAAAGACCCGGCTCCCGGATCAGTGACAGGTACGGATCTGGAATACAAATTATCCACCCCCAATTCCCAGCGGATTTTTTATATCAAATACGCCATTGAACACGGCATGCCCATCACCATGATCCATGAGCTGACTGCCATTGATCCCTGGTTTCTGTACCAGATGAAACAGATTGTGGACCTTGAAAAGCAGTTGAAACTGGCCGGCATGAACCTGCCAAAGGATCTTTTTGAAAAGGCAAAAAAATACGGGTTCTCCGACATGCAGTTGGCGTATCTATCCGGAGGACTGACAGACAAGCAGATCGAACGGAAACGAAAAGACCTTGGCATCGTTCCGGTATATAAACTGGTGGATACCTGTGCCGCGGAATTCAGGGCTGTCACTCCTTACTATTACTCCACCTATGAAAGCGAATGCGAGGCCCGGGTGTCGGACAGAAAAAAGGTGATCATCCTGGGCGGCGGTCCCAATCGCATCGGCCAGGGCATTGAATTTGACTACTGCTGTGTTCATGCCTCCTTTGCCTTAAGGGAAGAAGGGGTAGAGTCCATCATGGTCAACTCCAACCCGGAAACCGTCTCCACGGACTACGATACATCGGACAAGCTCTATTTTGAACCGCTGACCAGAGAAGATGTCCTCCACATCGTTGAAAAGGAAAAACCCTTTGGTGTGATTGTCCAGTTCGGCGGCCAGACGCCTTTGAACCTTGCCACGGACCTTCAAAAAGCAGGCGTTCCTATTATCGGTACAAGTCCGGAAAGCATTGACCGGGCCGAGGACCGGGATCTGTTTGCGGCCATGCTTAAAAAATTAGATCTGCGCCAGCCGGATAACGGCATTGCCTATTCATATAAAGAAGCCGTGACCGTAGCAAGGGATATCGGATACCCGGTCATGGTTCGCCCCTCCTTTGTTCTGGGCGGCCGGGCCATGAAAATTGTCTATGATGAAAAAGATCTTGAAGAATATTTCGATCTGGCGGTCCAGGCCTCGCCGGATAAGCCCGTGCTCATTGACAAGTTCCTGGAAGAAGCCTTTGAGCTGGATGTGGACGCCATTTCCGACGGTGAGGATACCGTCATCGGCGGCATGATGGAACATATCGAAGAGGCCGGCATTCATTCCGGCGATTCCGCCTGTGTACTGCCGCCCTATTCCATCGACGAACACCATATCACACAGATGGCGGATGCGGCCAAAGCCATTGCCAAAGAACTGAATGTCAAGGGTTTAATGAACATCCAGTTCGGAATTATGAATGATACGGTGTACATCATTGAAGTCAATCCCAGGGCATCCCGGACCATTCCCTTTGTCTCCAAGGCTATCGGCGTGCCGTTGGCCAAGCTTGCCACCAAGGTTATGCTGGGCAAAACCCTGAAGGAACTTGGGGTAACAAAGGAAATCATCCCGCCCTATTATTGTGTCAAGGAAGCGGTAATGCCCTTTGACCGCTTTGAAAACGTGGATCCTGTTCTTGGGCCGGAGATGAAATCCACAGGCGAAGTCATGGGTATTGACAAAGATCTTGGCGCCGCTGTGGCCAAAGCCCAGTTTGCTGCCGGACAGAAACTGCCCAAGGAAGGTACGGTTTTTATCTCTGTCCAGGACAAGGATAAAAAGGCGGCACTGCCTGTGGCCCAACGTTTCCATGACATGGGATTCACCATCATGGCCACCCGGGGAACCGTCACATTCCTGGAAGAAAACAACATTCCTGCCACATTGGTGAAAAAAGTATCTGCAGGCCGGCCCCATGTGGTGGATGCCGTAAAAAACGGTGAGATCCAGCTTATTTTAAACACAGGCGCCTCCAGCCAGACCCAAAGAGACGGATATGAAATTCGCAGGGCGGCCATTAAATATAAAATACCCTATGCCACCACCACGGACGGGGCCCGGGCCATCAGCCTGGCCATCCAGGCCATGAAAAAAGAAAATTTAACGGTCAAGCCTATCCAGCATTATCACCAAGAGAACTAA
- the purF gene encoding amidophosphoribosyltransferase yields the protein MNTTQPESPCPIFTPSERPKDECGVFGLYKHPEAAKITYFGLYALQHRGQESAGISVNRGINDKIFSHTGMGLVPEIFNMEDLDRIEGGSAIGHVRYSTTGDSVLANAQPFVVNHRHRSYALAHNGNLVNAHIIREELEEQGSIFQTTMDSEVFLHLFIKNLIKGDYESAILKAVSKVEGAYSMVLLTCKGEIIGMKDPNGFRPLALGKLNGHYVLASETCAFDLVQAEFIRELDPGEIVIINEDGIRSIRHPNAAAKKSLCIFEYIYFARPDSTIDGKNVYEMRKAHGRRLAQESHVDADIVMPFPDSGNYAAIGYAAESGIPFEMGMIRNHYVGRSFIQPTQSMRDFAVRVKLNPVRELIKGKDIIIIEDSIIRGTTAKTRVKALKELGAGKIHMRVSCPPHKFPCYYGIDFSSKGELIAAQKPIDELAEYLGLDSLHYLSIEGMLEASGVNDPEANFCKACFDGTYPVPFDPNFTKQCMG from the coding sequence ATGAATACCACCCAACCAGAAAGCCCCTGTCCCATTTTTACGCCAAGCGAACGCCCCAAAGATGAATGTGGGGTTTTTGGCCTTTATAAACACCCGGAAGCGGCCAAAATTACCTATTTCGGACTTTATGCACTTCAGCACAGAGGCCAGGAAAGCGCGGGCATCTCCGTGAACCGGGGGATCAACGACAAAATTTTCTCCCATACAGGCATGGGACTTGTACCGGAAATTTTCAACATGGAAGATCTTGACCGTATCGAAGGCGGATCTGCCATCGGTCATGTCCGTTACTCCACCACGGGGGATTCTGTTCTGGCCAATGCTCAGCCTTTTGTGGTCAACCACCGGCACCGCTCCTATGCCCTGGCCCACAACGGTAATCTGGTCAACGCCCACATCATCCGGGAAGAACTTGAAGAACAGGGCTCCATCTTCCAGACGACCATGGATTCGGAAGTGTTTTTGCATTTGTTTATTAAAAATCTGATAAAGGGCGATTATGAGTCCGCTATATTAAAGGCAGTCTCAAAGGTCGAAGGGGCCTATTCCATGGTTCTGCTTACCTGTAAGGGTGAAATCATCGGCATGAAAGATCCCAACGGATTTCGCCCCCTGGCCCTTGGAAAATTAAACGGCCACTATGTATTGGCGTCTGAAACCTGTGCTTTTGACCTGGTCCAGGCTGAATTCATCCGGGAACTGGATCCCGGTGAAATCGTCATTATCAATGAAGACGGCATCAGAAGTATTAGACATCCTAATGCGGCGGCCAAAAAATCGTTGTGCATATTTGAATATATCTATTTTGCCCGGCCTGACTCCACAATTGACGGCAAAAACGTCTATGAAATGAGAAAGGCACATGGAAGACGCCTGGCCCAGGAATCCCATGTAGATGCAGATATAGTCATGCCGTTTCCCGACTCCGGCAACTATGCGGCCATAGGTTATGCCGCAGAATCCGGCATCCCCTTTGAAATGGGAATGATACGCAACCACTATGTGGGTCGAAGTTTTATCCAGCCCACCCAGTCCATGCGGGATTTTGCCGTGCGGGTGAAATTGAACCCGGTACGGGAACTGATAAAAGGTAAAGATATTATCATCATTGAAGATTCAATTATCCGGGGCACCACGGCCAAAACCCGTGTGAAAGCTCTAAAGGAACTGGGTGCCGGAAAAATACACATGCGGGTATCCTGTCCGCCCCATAAGTTTCCCTGTTACTACGGTATTGATTTTTCATCCAAGGGAGAGTTGATTGCGGCCCAGAAACCCATAGATGAACTAGCCGAGTACCTTGGACTGGATTCCCTGCATTACCTGTCCATTGAAGGCATGCTGGAAGCGTCCGGGGTTAATGACCCCGAAGCCAATTTCTGCAAGGCCTGTTTTGACGGAACCTATCCCGTGCCCTTTGATCCTAATTTTACCAAACAGTGTATGGGATAA
- the pruA gene encoding L-glutamate gamma-semialdehyde dehydrogenase gives MRLIKAARAGSYRLGIKIVRGAYLEKENDRAQQMGYPTSINPTKEATDREYNKAVEIVVENIDVVALCVGIHNEESCQQQFSIDDRKKFCEQSRPYLFFSDGMSDTISFNLSKAGYNVSKYQSTLPYLTRRAEAFSGRIGCLNSLMDSLPNIGSRKIFKKRSYKMTNSVFTVPKPYNEPVKMFAPGSPERGALSAELGRQMADQVEIPVIINGEEIKTGDVRDVVCPHDHGHVLGKVHMAGEKEIKAAVDAALSAKAAWETMDWQERAAVFLKAADLISGKYSAKMNAATMLGQSKNAFQAEIDATCELVDFLRFNVSYMEEIYANQPLSEKGVYNRLEYRPLEGFVFALTPFNFTAIAGNLPTSPAMMGNTIVWKPSTTAVLSNYYVIQILKEAGLPGGVINFIPGHGSQIGDILFAHKDFAGMHFTGSTAVFQNLWKKAAENIETYVSYPRIVGETGGKDYIFAHAGADVDELVTGIIRGAFEFQGQKCSACSRLYVPASLWPAVQDQLKEKIAEIKVGPVTDFTNFVNAVIDEKSFDNIDGYISRAQESSDAEVIIGGQRDKSKGYFVHPTVIQAKTPDYESMVEEIFGPVLTVYVYEDKDLDAVLDILDNTSPYALTGAVFARDRNVVNALMARLTHTAGNFYINDKPTGAVVGRQPFGGARKSGTNDKAGSYMNLIRWASPRTIKETLVPPQNYGYPFMG, from the coding sequence ATGCGGTTGATTAAAGCGGCACGGGCCGGTTCCTACAGGCTCGGTATTAAAATTGTACGCGGGGCCTATCTTGAAAAAGAAAATGACAGGGCACAACAGATGGGATATCCTACATCCATTAATCCTACCAAAGAAGCTACGGACAGAGAATACAATAAAGCCGTGGAAATAGTTGTTGAAAATATCGATGTGGTGGCGCTTTGCGTGGGAATACACAATGAAGAAAGTTGTCAGCAGCAGTTTTCGATTGATGACCGAAAAAAATTTTGCGAACAATCACGACCATATTTATTTTTCTCAGACGGGATGAGCGACACCATCAGTTTTAACCTGTCCAAAGCGGGATACAATGTGAGTAAATACCAATCCACATTACCTTACCTGACCCGGCGGGCGGAAGCATTCAGTGGTAGAATCGGCTGTCTTAATTCACTGATGGATTCACTGCCTAACATTGGTAGCCGTAAAATTTTTAAAAAAAGGAGTTATAAAATGACAAACAGCGTATTTACCGTGCCTAAACCTTATAATGAACCTGTTAAGATGTTTGCACCGGGTAGTCCGGAACGTGGTGCACTATCCGCAGAACTTGGCCGCCAGATGGCAGACCAGGTTGAAATTCCAGTGATTATCAACGGCGAAGAGATTAAAACCGGTGATGTCCGTGATGTGGTCTGTCCCCATGACCACGGCCACGTGCTGGGTAAAGTGCATATGGCAGGCGAAAAAGAGATCAAGGCTGCTGTGGACGCAGCCCTGTCTGCAAAAGCGGCTTGGGAGACCATGGACTGGCAGGAGCGTGCGGCAGTCTTTTTAAAAGCCGCAGATTTGATCTCCGGCAAATATTCCGCCAAGATGAATGCTGCCACCATGCTGGGTCAATCCAAGAACGCCTTTCAAGCTGAAATTGACGCCACCTGCGAGTTGGTGGACTTTTTGCGCTTTAATGTCAGCTATATGGAAGAGATCTACGCCAACCAGCCGTTGAGCGAAAAAGGCGTTTACAACCGGCTGGAATACCGTCCCCTGGAAGGATTTGTTTTTGCGCTGACCCCATTTAATTTTACAGCCATTGCCGGTAACCTGCCCACCTCACCGGCCATGATGGGTAACACAATTGTGTGGAAACCCTCCACCACGGCTGTTTTGTCAAACTACTATGTGATTCAGATCCTTAAAGAGGCAGGCCTTCCCGGCGGCGTCATCAATTTTATTCCGGGCCACGGCTCCCAAATCGGCGATATTCTGTTCGCCCACAAGGATTTTGCCGGCATGCACTTCACCGGCTCCACGGCTGTCTTCCAAAATCTTTGGAAAAAAGCGGCCGAAAACATTGAAACCTACGTTTCCTATCCCAGGATCGTGGGTGAAACCGGCGGTAAGGACTATATCTTTGCCCATGCCGGTGCCGATGTGGATGAGCTTGTCACAGGTATCATCCGCGGTGCCTTTGAGTTCCAGGGACAGAAATGCTCTGCATGTTCCCGTCTCTATGTGCCGGCCTCCCTGTGGCCTGCGGTCCAGGATCAGCTTAAGGAAAAAATAGCTGAAATCAAGGTGGGTCCGGTGACTGATTTCACAAATTTTGTAAATGCCGTGATTGATGAAAAATCCTTTGATAACATCGACGGTTACATTTCACGGGCACAAGAATCTTCCGATGCTGAAGTGATCATCGGCGGTCAGCGGGATAAGTCCAAGGGTTATTTTGTTCACCCCACCGTGATCCAGGCCAAAACACCGGATTATGAATCCATGGTCGAAGAGATCTTCGGACCGGTGCTCACTGTTTATGTATACGAAGATAAAGACCTTGATGCCGTCCTGGACATTCTGGACAACACAAGCCCATATGCCCTGACCGGTGCTGTTTTTGCCCGGGATCGCAACGTGGTCAATGCCTTGATGGCCCGGTTGACCCACACCGCCGGAAACTTTTATATTAATGATAAACCCACAGGTGCCGTGGTTGGCCGGCAGCCCTTTGGCGGGGCCCGCAAAAGCGGTACCAACGATAAAGCAGGGTCCTACATGAACCTGATCCGCTGGGCATCACCCCGGACCATTAAAGAAACCTTGGTACCGCCTCAAAATTACGGCTATCCGTTTATGGGATAA
- the carA gene encoding glutamine-hydrolyzing carbamoyl-phosphate synthase small subunit yields MKALLALEDGRTFSCRSFTGPGEAQGEVVFNTSMTGYQEILTDPSYYGQMVTMTYPLIGNYGVCPEDVESDRIHVAAFIVKEYQEFPSNFRSKGTLADYLIKSHVLGIEDLDTRALTRHIRKSGAMRAMISTTDLDPESLVARAGQIPSMEGSDLVQYVTTKKPYFWKYNQPDYVDTKSLEDPLIWRHKGKKHSVVALDFGIKYNIIRCLENAGCEVLVVPAKTDVQTIKHLNPDGIFLSNGPGDPEPLTYIVETIRELLDNFPIFGICLGMQLLGLAMGGKTMKIKFGHRGGNQPVKNMDTGKVEITSQNHGFAVDLNTLDKNKCHLTHINLNEDSLEGLKNDTIRAFAVQYHPEASPGPHDAAYLFNQFAKVMENAKA; encoded by the coding sequence ATGAAAGCATTGTTAGCCCTGGAAGATGGAAGAACCTTTTCCTGCAGAAGCTTTACAGGGCCGGGTGAAGCCCAGGGAGAGGTGGTGTTCAACACCAGCATGACCGGGTACCAGGAAATCTTGACCGATCCGTCCTATTACGGGCAGATGGTCACCATGACCTATCCGCTCATAGGCAACTACGGCGTGTGTCCGGAAGATGTTGAATCAGACCGTATTCATGTGGCAGCCTTCATTGTCAAAGAATACCAGGAGTTTCCAAGCAATTTCAGATCAAAGGGAACCCTTGCCGACTATCTGATAAAATCCCATGTTCTGGGTATTGAAGACCTTGATACCCGGGCCCTGACCCGGCATATCCGAAAATCCGGCGCCATGAGGGCCATGATATCCACCACGGACCTGGATCCAGAATCACTTGTGGCACGGGCCGGACAGATCCCTTCCATGGAAGGGTCGGACCTGGTGCAATATGTCACAACCAAAAAACCCTATTTCTGGAAATACAACCAACCGGATTATGTGGATACCAAAAGCCTTGAAGATCCCCTTATATGGCGCCATAAAGGTAAAAAACATTCTGTGGTGGCCCTGGATTTCGGCATAAAATACAATATCATCCGCTGCCTTGAAAACGCAGGGTGCGAGGTGCTGGTGGTTCCGGCAAAAACCGATGTCCAGACCATAAAACACCTGAATCCGGACGGTATTTTCCTGTCCAACGGCCCCGGCGACCCGGAACCCTTGACCTATATTGTGGAAACCATACGCGAACTTCTCGATAATTTTCCGATTTTCGGTATATGCCTTGGTATGCAGCTTTTAGGCCTTGCCATGGGCGGTAAAACCATGAAAATTAAATTCGGCCACAGGGGCGGCAATCAGCCGGTGAAAAATATGGATACCGGAAAGGTGGAAATCACTTCCCAGAACCACGGGTTTGCAGTGGATCTGAACACCCTTGACAAAAACAAGTGCCACCTGACCCACATCAACCTGAATGAAGACTCCCTGGAAGGGCTTAAAAACGATACCATCCGGGCGTTTGCAGTTCAGTACCACCCCGAAGCCTCCCCGGGTCCCCATGATGCGGCCTATCTTTTTAACCAGTTTGCAAAAGTGATGGAAAATGCCAAAGCGTAA